The following proteins are co-located in the Vigna unguiculata cultivar IT97K-499-35 chromosome 9, ASM411807v1, whole genome shotgun sequence genome:
- the LOC114162783 gene encoding beta-galactosidase 16-like, translating into MVKVWWWRRCFPLAFILTAFIGGAYGGNVTYDGRSLIVDGQHRILFSGSIHYPRSTPQMWPNLIAKAKEGGLDVIQTYVFWNLHEPQQGQYNFRGRHNIVRFIKEIQAQGLYVTLRIGPYIESECTYGGLPIWLHDIPGIVFRSDNEQFKFHMQRFAARIVNVMKSANLYASQGGPIILSQIENEYGNVEGAFHEKGLSYIRWAAQMAVGLQTGVPWVMCKQDNAPDPVINTCNGMQCGTTFKGPNSPNKPSLWTENWTSFYQVFGGVPYIRSAEDIAYNVALFIAKRGSYVNYYMYHGGTNFDRIASAFVTTSYYDEAPLDEYGLVRQPKWGHLKELHAAIKSCSKTLLYGTQTSFSLGSRQNAYVFKSSSTECAAFLENNEDRSVTIQFQNIPYQLPPKSISILPDCKSVAFNTAKVRTKNDRSMKSYLQFNSAEKWKVYKEAIPSFDDTTLRANTLLDQISTAKDTSDYMWYTFRFNDNSPDAQSILSAHSQGHVLHTFINGNLVGSAHGSHRNASFVMENKLNLIKGMNNISFLSATVGLPNSGAYLEHKIAGLSRVKVQGRDFTNQAWGYQVGLLGEKLQIYTASGSSKVQWERFQSSTKPLTWYKTTFDAPEGNDPIVLNLDSMGKGYTWINGQGIGRYWVSFQTPRGTPSQKWYHIPRSLLKSTGNLLVLLEEETGNPLAITLDTVYITSQ; encoded by the exons ATGGTGAAGGTGTGGTGGTGGAGACGGTGTTTCCCGTTAGCATTCATTTTAACGGCGTTTATCGGTGGCGCCTATGGTGGCAATGTCACCTACGACGGAAGATCCTTAATCGTTGATGGACAGCATCGAATCCTCTTCTCCGGTTCAATTCATTATCCTCGCAGCACTCCTCAG ATGTGGCCTAATTTAATTGCGAAAGCTAAGGAAGGTGGATTAGATGTCATACAAACTTACGTGTTTTGGAACCTTCACGAACCTCAACAAGGCCAG TATAACTTTAGAGGGAGGCATAATATAGTGAGATTCATTAAGGAAATTCAAGCACAGGGTTTATATGTAACCCTCAGAATTGGACCATACATTGAGAGTGAATGCACATATGG GGGTCTTCCAATTTGGTTACATGATATTCCGGGTATCGTATTCAGATCTGACAATGAGCAATTCAAG TTTCACATGCAAAGGTTCGCTGCCAGAATAGTCAACGTGATGAAATCGGCTAATCTTTATGCTTCGCAAGGAGGACCTATCATACTATCACAG ATTGAGAACGAATATGGGAACGTTGAGGGGGCGTTTCACGAGAAAGGACTATCTTATATTCGTTGGGCTGCCCAAATGGCCGTGGGACTCCAAACTGGTGTGCCTTGGGTCATGTGCAAGCAAGATAATGCTCCTGATCCCGTG ATCAACACATGCAATGGCATGCAGTGCGGTACAACTTTTAAGGGGCCTAACTCACCTAACAAGCCTTCACTCTGGACAGAGAACTGGACAAGTTT TTACCAAGTGTTTGGTGGAGTACCATACATAAGATCTGCTGAAGACATTGCGTACAATGTTGCTCTGTTCATTGCAAAGAGAGGAAGCTATGTCAATTACTACATG TACCATGGAGGAACCAATTTCGACAGGATAGCCTCCGCTTTCGTAACGACATCCTATTATGACGAAGCTCCACTAGATGAATACG GTTTGGTTAGGCAACCAAAATGGGGCCATCTTAAGGAGCTACATGCAGCAATCAAGTCATGTTCAAAAACCCTACTTTATGGTACTCAAACTAGCTTCAGCTTGGGCTCACGACAAAAC GCTTATGTTTTCAAAAGTAGCTCAACAGAATGTGCTGCCTTCCTGGAAAATAATGAAGATCGAAGTGTCACAATTCAATTCCAAAATATTCCATACCAATTACCCCCCAAATCAATCAGTATTCTACCAGACTGCAAGAGTGTAGCCTTTAACACTGCCAAG GTACGCACAAAAAATGACAGATCAATGAAGTCATATTTACAGTTCAATTCAGCCGAGAAATGGAAAGTGTACAAAGAAGCCATCCCGAGTTTTGACGATACTACATTAAGAGCAAATACACTATTGGATCAAATCAGCACAGCAAAAGATACATCTGACTATATGTGGTACACATTTAG GTTTAATGACAATTCTCCTGATGCTCAATCCATTCTAAGTGCACACAGCCAAGGACATGTTTTGCATACCTTCATCAACGGAAATCTAGTAG GTTCTGCTCATGGAAGTCACAGAAATGCGTCTTTTGTCATGGAAAACAAACTCAATCTCATAAAAGGGATGAACAATATTTCTTTCCTCAGTGCAACAGTTGGACTGCCG AACTCAGGAGCATATCTCGAGCACAAGATTGCTGGTTTAAGTAGAGTGAAAGTTCAAGGCCGAGATTTCACTAATCAAGCATGGGGATATCAG GTTGGTTTGTTGGGAGAAAAATTGCAAATCTACACAGCTAGTGGATCAAGTAAAGTTCAATGGGAAAGATTTCAAAGCTCAACGAAGCCACTCACATGGTATAAG ACAACGTTTGATGCACCAGAGGGAAACGATCCGATAGTGCTTAATCTTGATTCCATGGGAAAGGGTTATACTTGGATTAATGGCCAAGGTATAGGCCGATATTGGGTATCCTTCCAAACGCCACGGGGAACACCTTCGCAGAAATG GTATCACATACCCCGATCCCTCCTAAAATCTACAGGGAACCTACTAGTTCTGCTAGAAGAAGAAACTGGGAACCCACTTGCAATCACTCTGGACACAGTTTACATCACATCACAGTAA